GGCCACCATGTTCATCTCAAACTGGGCGGACTTTACGGTATAGCCGCGGCCAATCATATTCCCAAAGGTTCTATTGCGCGAAAACTGAGAATACGCCGTCACCAACAAGTCTCCTAAATAAGCGCTGCCGGTCAAGTCTCTGTGCAGCGGCATCAAGGCATCCAGGAATCGCTCAATCTCCTCCATGGAGTTGGATACCATCACCGCCTGGAAGTTGTCGCCGTAATTTAAGCCGTGGGCAATGCCGCAGGCCAGGGCTATGATGTTTTTCATGACGGCACAGTACTCAATGCCATCAATGTCATCCAGGGGATTGGCCTTCACGTACCGGTTGCGCAGCAGCTCACAAAACTGCTCGGCCCGCTCCAGGTTCAAAGACCCGATGGTTAGGTAAGACTGCTTTTCCAGGGCTACTTCCTCGGCGTGGCAGGGGCCGGCAATCACGCATTGCTGTTCCGCGGGGACATGGTATTTCTGCTCCAAGTATTCTGTGATGAGCAAATTTTCCCGAGGAATCATGCCCTTCACGGCAGACACTAAAGTTTTGCCTTTGAATGCGTCTAAGGGTAAGTCTTTGAGGGCGGTTTGCACAAAGGCGGCTGGTACGGCTAAAATCACCCAGTCTGCACCGGCCAGGGTTTCCTGTAGGTTGGTGGAGGGTTTTACATGGTTCAGGTCAAAGCGCACACCGCTCAAGTAGCGCGGATTGTGGCCGAACTGCTGTAAATGTTGTACGTCTTCCTGGTTTCTGATCCACCAGCTCACATCGGCTTTGTTCTCTGACAAAACCTTGACCAGCGCGGTGGCCCAGCTTCCTCCTCCTAATACTGCTATTCTTTCCAAGGCGTGGCGGGTGTTAGTCAATTTCTACTTCTGCAGACGGATCGTCTTTCAAGTCCTTACTCAACGATTTCTCATCTTTCACGGTTACCTTGTCGCCGTTTTTCAACTGCTTAGAGACGGCTCTGAACGGCCCCGACACTACTTCCTGGCCTTTCTGCAGACCAGACAGAATCTGAATGTTGTCAAAGTCGCTGATACCGGTGGTTACTTTCACCATTTTCACGGTGCCTTTGTCATGGACAAACACTACCTCGTCAGGACGTTCTTCGGCACGGGCGGGCTTGGCGTTGCCGGCTTCTTCCTCTGATTTCTTGCCAGCGGCTTTCTTGGCCTTGTCGTCTTCTTTTGCACGGGTGGTTACGGCAGCCAATGGCACTGAAAGCACATTCTCCTGTTGGTCTGTGATGATGTCTACAGAGGCAGTCATACCCGGTCTGAATGGCGTGCGGCCATTTTTCTGGATAAGGTCTTTGTAAGAGTCATTGAGCATTCTAATGCGAACCTCAAATTCAGTCACGGCCTCTAGGGAAACGGCGTCTTTGGCCGTGTTGGCAATAGCCGTCACCACTCCCTTGAACTTGCGGTTGGAGTTGGTGTAAGAATCCACTTCTACAATGGCAGAGTCGCCCAGGCGCACGCGCACGATGTCATTCTCATTCACGTTCACGCGTATCTCCATGTTGTTAAGGTTGGCTATGCGCATGATTTCAGTACCAGCCATTTGCGAGGTTCCTACCACGCGTTCGCCTTTCTCCACGTTCAGTTTAGAAACGGTGCCACTTACGGGAGCGTAAATGGTGGTTTTGTTCAGGTTCTTTCTGGATTCCTCCAAAGAGGCCAAGGAGCTTTGCACGGTAGACTGCGCGGCTCTTACGTTCTGGCGGGCAGCATCTACTTCGGCACGGTTGCCCTCATACTGGGCGCGGCTGGCTTCATACTCAGACTGTGAAATCACCTTCTGCTTGTAGAGCACCGTGTTGCGATCAAAGACCTGCTTTACGTTTTTGCTGTTGGCCAGGGCTTGGTCTAAGCGGGCTTTGGCCTGGGCCAGGTTGGCGCGTTGGGTATTCACAGAGGCAGACTGCATCTCCACCATGGACTGGTAGTTGTCAGGGCGTATGCGCAACAACAACTGACCGGCGCGCACGGAGTCTCCTTCTTTCACGTACAGTTCAGTGATTTCACCAGACACGTCTGGAGAGATTTTTACTTCAATTTCTGGCTGTACTTTGCCAGAAGCGCTTACTTTTTCTACAATGGTGGTAGGCTTCACCTTGTCCACCATTACCTCAATTCCTTCTTCTTTGCCTATCCACCCTTTTTTCTTTGCCACTAAGGCGCCAATTAAGAGAAGCACAACCAGGCCCCCTAAAATGTAAATGAGTTTGTTTGATTTGCGTTTAGCCATGATCAGGATTATAGGGTGATGGTTTTACCTTGGTAGAATTCTAATATCTTCAGTTTGAAGGTGTAGTCGTACTTGGCCTGAATGATGTCAGACTGAGCTTTGACCAGGTTGTTGCGGGCCACGTTAAAGTCCACGTTGTTGATGAGGCCGTTGTTCAAACGTATCTCGGCGTTTTTGAAGGCCTGCTCAAAAGCCACCAGCTGTTTTTTAGCCGCTACAAACCGCTTCTGGGCGCCAATGGCGTCTGTGTAGGCCTGTGCAATGGTGTAGTTAAGCTGGTTCTGGGCTATCTCTGAGTTGATTCTGGCGTTGTTGAGGTAGACCTTAGACAGCTGCACGTTGTTTCTCACCCTGAAACTATTGAAGATGGGGATGTTGAGGTTCAACCCGATGAACTGCCCAAAATTGTCTCTTATTTGCTGAGAATATGGGTCCTGGTCCGGGAAAAGGTTTGTTTTAGAATACCTGCTGGAAATATTGCCCGAAAGGCTAAGCGTGGGCAGGTAATTGCCGCGCGTTATATCCAACTGCTTTTGGGCGCTTTGAATTCTAAGCAGTGAACTCTTGATTTCAGGCATGCGCTCCAGCGCCGCTTCAAACACCTGCTGAGAGTTAAAGGCAATCACGGACTGATCTGGATCTGGCAAGCTGGGCGTCTCAATGGCAAAAGTGGCCGTATTTGCCTCCTTTAAGTTAAGCAACTGAATCAAGTTTAACTCAGCCAATTCTATCTGGTTCTGGGCCGTGATGATGTTCAGTTCATCGCTCGCCATCTGGGCATTCAAATCCAGTAGGTTGCTTTCTGGCACGCTGCCCGCTTTGAAGAGTTTTTCGGTGCGTTCAACCTGTAATTTTGTGAGGTTCAGACGCTCCTGATTCGTTTTCAATAGCTCCTGGTTTAACAGGATTTGCATATAGGCCTGTACCACGTCCAGGGTGACGTCGTTTTTCACCTTTTCTACGTCCAGAACGCTGGCCTGTTGGTTTAGCCTGCTTTGCTTGATGGAATTCTGCAAACGGTTGCCGCTGTACAAGGGAATGGAGCCAGAAACGGAATAGTTGCTGGACTGGTTCTGGGCGTTGAGAGACTCATACGTTACCGGATCATTAAACAAACCGAAGCTGTAGCCATAACTGGCGCTTGCGTTCAGAGACGGCAGAAGGTCGTTTCTGGATTGCTTCAAATTGACAGTTGCCTCCTCCACAGAAAGGCCTCTTTGCAGCACCTGAAGATTGCTCTTCACTCCTTGGTCCACAGCCTGCTGCAGGGTCCAGACGGTTTCAGAGCCGGTGGCGGTCTGCGCCTGCCCGTAAGAATAAGACCCAATTACTAAGCCCAGCGTGGCCAGTACAGTTGAAGAGAAATTCCGCATGTTATAAATCAATGTTTGGAATATAAATTACATTTTTCACCCATTTGAGCTGGCGTAGGTACTCCAGCGTGATGGGCCGCAGGCCAGAGTCCA
The nucleotide sequence above comes from Nibribacter ruber. Encoded proteins:
- a CDS encoding NAD(P)H-dependent glycerol-3-phosphate dehydrogenase, translated to MERIAVLGGGSWATALVKVLSENKADVSWWIRNQEDVQHLQQFGHNPRYLSGVRFDLNHVKPSTNLQETLAGADWVILAVPAAFVQTALKDLPLDAFKGKTLVSAVKGMIPRENLLITEYLEQKYHVPAEQQCVIAGPCHAEEVALEKQSYLTIGSLNLERAEQFCELLRNRYVKANPLDDIDGIEYCAVMKNIIALACGIAHGLNYGDNFQAVMVSNSMEEIERFLDALMPLHRDLTGSAYLGDLLVTAYSQFSRNRTFGNMIGRGYTVKSAQFEMNMVAEGYYAVQSIYEINKRLQVDMPITTAVYNILYEKISPAVEIEILKDKFK
- a CDS encoding efflux RND transporter periplasmic adaptor subunit, with the protein product MAKRKSNKLIYILGGLVVLLLIGALVAKKKGWIGKEEGIEVMVDKVKPTTIVEKVSASGKVQPEIEVKISPDVSGEITELYVKEGDSVRAGQLLLRIRPDNYQSMVEMQSASVNTQRANLAQAKARLDQALANSKNVKQVFDRNTVLYKQKVISQSEYEASRAQYEGNRAEVDAARQNVRAAQSTVQSSLASLEESRKNLNKTTIYAPVSGTVSKLNVEKGERVVGTSQMAGTEIMRIANLNNMEIRVNVNENDIVRVRLGDSAIVEVDSYTNSNRKFKGVVTAIANTAKDAVSLEAVTEFEVRIRMLNDSYKDLIQKNGRTPFRPGMTASVDIITDQQENVLSVPLAAVTTRAKEDDKAKKAAGKKSEEEAGNAKPARAEERPDEVVFVHDKGTVKMVKVTTGISDFDNIQILSGLQKGQEVVSGPFRAVSKQLKNGDKVTVKDEKSLSKDLKDDPSAEVEID
- a CDS encoding TolC family protein translates to MRNFSSTVLATLGLVIGSYSYGQAQTATGSETVWTLQQAVDQGVKSNLQVLQRGLSVEEATVNLKQSRNDLLPSLNASASYGYSFGLFNDPVTYESLNAQNQSSNYSVSGSIPLYSGNRLQNSIKQSRLNQQASVLDVEKVKNDVTLDVVQAYMQILLNQELLKTNQERLNLTKLQVERTEKLFKAGSVPESNLLDLNAQMASDELNIITAQNQIELAELNLIQLLNLKEANTATFAIETPSLPDPDQSVIAFNSQQVFEAALERMPEIKSSLLRIQSAQKQLDITRGNYLPTLSLSGNISSRYSKTNLFPDQDPYSQQIRDNFGQFIGLNLNIPIFNSFRVRNNVQLSKVYLNNARINSEIAQNQLNYTIAQAYTDAIGAQKRFVAAKKQLVAFEQAFKNAEIRLNNGLINNVDFNVARNNLVKAQSDIIQAKYDYTFKLKILEFYQGKTITL